The Aedes aegypti strain LVP_AGWG chromosome 3, AaegL5.0 Primary Assembly, whole genome shotgun sequence genome contains a region encoding:
- the LOC5574405 gene encoding low choriolytic enzyme, producing MILTALSLISVVTTWQTVGANFYETSINEPTIDHHHRNALRLEAYKWPDGIVPYRFADSCDQQYRSAVLDAMNVLHQATCVHFIPKTTEQVEHIQFGKSELGCGSSIGYRPEQREPLDVFLDDFCIGLPGAIQHELLHVLGLFHEHTRPDRDEYVEVLWDNIEPEFRRNFVKGTWDYMETFGLPYDFGSVMHYPSYAFARPGTTETMVSRQNRTAQLGQTDGASELDLEKIRRMYKCDGVSSSK from the exons ATGATTCTTACCGCCCTGAGTTTGATATCGGTCGTCACCACATGGCAAACTGTTGGGGCCAATTTTTACGAGACCAGCATCAACGAACCGACCATTGATCATCACCATCGGAACGCGCTCCGATTGGAGGCCTACAAGTGGCCAGATGGTATCGTCCCCTACCGGTTTGCCGACAGTTGCGACCAGCAGTACCGATCGGCTGTTCTGGATGCAATGAATGTCCTCCATCAGGCGACCTGCGTCCACTTCATTCCGAAGACCACCGAACAGGTGGAGCACATTCAGTTCGGAAAGTCAGAGCTGGGCTGTGGTTCTTCGATTGGGTATCGGCCGGAACAGCGGGAACCGTTGGATGTGTTCCTGGATGATTTCTGTATCGGTTTACCGGGCGCCATACAGCATGAGCTGTTGCACGTGCTGGGGTTGTTTCATGAGCACACCCGACCCGATAGGGACGAGTACGTGGAAGTTCTATGGGATAACATCGAACCAG AATTCCGTCGGAACTTTGTCAAGGGCACGTGGGACTACATGGAAACGTTCGGACTGCCGTACGACTTCGGAAGCGTGATGCACTATCCGTCGTATGCTTTTGCCAGGCCGGGAACTACGGAAACGATGGTCTCCCGCCAGAATCGTACCGCCCAGCTGGGACAGACCGATGGTGCCAGCGAGTTGGACCTGGAGAAGATCAGACGGATGTACAAGTGCGACGGAGTGTCATCGAGCAAATAA
- the LOC5574406 gene encoding UPF0505 protein CG8202, with protein sequence MSAEWRCIRRNQDECRRYLDQFKVFDHPLKQSTITVLESKGTRMKPANNFSDSNSGSSSTISLDPLSLALDGSDPLSQFARQDSAQDPLSQMAAEFDGALSVSSGAKSKKKEVTNLLELDLIEPWAGRRGPILNKYTTNEKLSIVTSFLNGGETIKSQTTMAEKVKHRLEQLDEFEEGTIRQMLDLSQQEYVIKIEQLNHELVQAWNTDQRVKALKIAIQCSKLLADTSVIQFYPSKFVLITDILDIFGKLVYERLLVKSGESMKPGGSRGPATLPDNFTPDMVPESAKETCQNWFYKIASIRELLPRLYVEMAILKSYRFLTANEFSSILMRLTQMIRGIGDPLVNIYARCYLCRVGMAITTDRDYIKENLNDVLTIYHTILNGGIRSEIAKHRITLNGYISLFLPALDWLMQGVTILSTDAELDDVLKRCRDKKHPALLMQSIMQSFRPDFIALRAVPFVEILSTISVEGLSRGHLLRCLGSILSQTAPPAEQRALVLNAAWRTISGMGNTEEYIQCAEMWAQYTSQHFGLREVNALMGDILYHMTPNRAYERHYHELQVIVDKIVSNAQDIHGVLSLDNFLPLLDLFQKESIKLDVCKSILTSYRTASTDSYISDPVVTNALMHISKVLNDSVNALTSEDERRQISNLISHFIRKVDFGRDFEQQLSFYVEARSAFSNLDPVYSTLIHCVNRLATSTRRIVKGQHTSKTAAFVKACAAYCFITIPSIIDVTTRMELYLQSGQVALLNVCLQQADSCFEAALNLIPEIPRTIEQDGKPQSTEPFLKSFLMNFLSTLVIVPDNPTQGVLYLLRLLLEVIKKYPFEPNSETLSSIYLHVLDFLSVAAQEVYPYHIVNVISNDELYGSDPKFLAEIHAISCEVCDEVLQILKQLLESNAIRQQSQLSLDLFLKIITGADLTVDRMFTLTYNLWNLAAKNRSTLDAKQLQKILSYTEHLAEVSQSDSQKQCLQLLLEKMRSRI encoded by the exons ATGTCTGCTGAATG GAGATGCATCCGGCGCAACCAGGACGAATGCCGGCGCTATCTGGACCAGTTTAAAGTGTTCGATCATCCGCTAAAGCAATCAACTATAACGGTGCTGGAAAGCAAAGGGACCCGGATGAAACCGGCGAACAATTTCAGCGACAGTAACAGTGGATCTTCTTCCACGATTTCGCTGGATCCGCTCAGCTTGGCCCTGGATGGGTCTGACCCTTTGAGTCAATTCGCCCGACAGGATTCCGCCCAGGATCCACTGTCGCAGATGGCAGCCGAGTTTGATGGTGCGCTAAGTGTGTCTTCCGGTGCTAAATCCAAGAAGAAGGAAGTTACTAATTTGCTGGAATTGGACTTGATAGAGCCCTGGGCCGGGAGGAGGGGTCCCATATTGAACAAGTATACCACAAATGAAAAGTTGTCGATTGTGACCAGCTTCCTGAACGGCGGAGAAACCATCAAGTCACAAACGACCATGGCCGAGAAGGTGAAACATCGGCTAGAGCAATTGGACGAGTTTGAGGAAGGAACCATCCGGCAGATGCTGGATCTGTCCCAGCAGGAATACGTGATCAAGATTGAACAGCTGAACCACGAACTGGTTCAGGCTTGGAACACCGATCAACGGGTGAAAGCGTTGAAGATTGCGATCCAGTGTTCGAAACTGTTGGCAGATACGTCGGTCATTCAATTCTATCCGTCGAAATTCGTCCTGATAACGGACATCCTGGACATTTTCGGAAAGCTGGTTTACGAACGGTTGCTGGTCAAGTCGGGGGAGTCGATGAAGCCGGGCGGCTCTAGGGGACCGGCAACTTTGCCGGACAACTTCACGCCCGATATGGTGCCCGAGTCAGCCAAAGAGACGTGCCAGAACTGGTTCTACAAGATAGCATCGATTCGAGAACTGCTGCCGAG ATTGTACGTAGAAATGGCCATACTGAAGAGCTATAGATTTCTAACGGCCAACGAATTCAGTTCAATTCTGATGCGACTGACTCAAATGATCCGAGGTATTGGTGACCCATTGGTCAATATCTATGCTCGATGCTATCTCTGTCGAGTGGGAATGGCCATAACGACGGATCGCGATTATATCAAAGAAAATCTGAACGACGTTCTCACAATCTACCACACCATCCTGAACGGGGGAATCAGATCGGAAATAGCCAAGCATAGAATAACCCTGAATGGATACATATCGCTATTTCTGCCGGCGCTGGATTGGCTCATGCAAGGTGTCACGATTCTCAGTACCGATGCCGAGTTGGACGATGTGCTGAAGCGATGTCGCGACAAAAAGCACCCAGCCCTACTCATGCAATCGATAATGCAATCCTTCCGGCCGGATTTCATAGCGCTACGGGCGGTGCCATTCGTGGAGATTTTATCCACCATCTCGGTGGAAGGCTTGTCACGGGGACATTTGCTGCGCTGTTTGGGAAGTATTCTGAGTCAGACGGCTCCTCCGGCCGAGCAGAGGGCACTGGTGTTGAATGCGGCCTGGCGTACCATCAGCGGCATGGGTAACACGGAAGAGTACATCCAGTGCGCGGAGATGTGGGCCCAGTACACTAGTCAGCATTTTGGG CTCCGTGAAGTCAACGCGTTGATGGGAGATATCCTGTACCATATGACCCCTAATCGAGCCTACGAACGACACTACCACGAGCTACAGGTTATCGTCGACAAGATTGTTTCGAACGCACAGGACATCCATGGCGTGTTGTCTCTG GACAACTTTTTGCCATTGCTGGACCTGTTCCAAAAGGAATCCATCAAGCTGGACGTTTGCAAAAGCATTCTAACGAGCTACAGAACTGCTTCAACTGATTCGTACATTTCCGATCCGGTTGTCACAAACGCTCTTATGCATATTAGCAAAGTGTTGAACGATTCTGTGAA TGCCCTCACGAGTGAAGACGAGCGTCGCCAGATCAGCAACCTAATCAGCCATTTCATACGGAAAGTAGACTTTGGGCGCGACTTTGAACAACAGCTCTCATTCTATGTCGAAGCTCGTTCTGCTTTCTCAAATTTGGACCCCGTGTACTCGACGTTGATCCACTGCGTCAATCGGCTAGCTACTAGCACGCGACGCATCGTCAAAGGTCAACACACAAGCAAAACAGCTGCCTTCGTGAAGGCCTGTGCTGCCTACTGCTTCATCACGATTCCTTCCATCATCGATGTCACTACTCGAATGGAACTCTACCTGCAATCTGGTCAGGTAGCTCTCTTGAACGTGTGCCTACAGCAAGCGGATTCATGCTTCGAGGCCGCCCTGAATCTCATTCCGGAGATCCCTCGAACCATCGAGCAGGACGGTAAACCCCAATCAACCGAACCCTTTCTCAAATcgttccttatgaatttccttTCCACGCTCGTAATCGTTCCCGACAATCCCACTCAAGGGGTTCTCTATCTGCTTCGGCTTCTTCTCgaagtaattaaaaaatatcctTTCGAGCCCAACTCAGAGACCCTCTCCTCGATATACCTGCACGTTCTGGATTTCCTATCCGTTGCGGCCCAAGAGGTCTATCCTTATCACATCGTGAACGTGATCTCTAACGACGAACTCTACGGGTCGGATCCAAAGTTTCTGGCCGAAATCCACGCCATCAGCTGCGAGGTGTGCGATGAAGTGCTTCAGATACTCAAACAACTGCTGGAGTCTAACGCTATACGACAGCAGAGTCAGCTGTCGTTGGATctgtttctgaaaattatcacCGGAGCGGACCTGACTGTGGATCGCATGTTCACGTTGACGTACAACCTGTGGAATCTGGCGGCCAAGAATCGGAGTACGCTGGATGCAAAGCAGCTG CAAAAAATCCTGTCTTACACGGAACATCTGGCCGAAGTTTCTCAATCCGATTCCCAGAAACAATGCCTGCAGCTACTGCTGGAAAAGATGAGATCACGAATTTAA